The DNA sequence CCCAAACAAGCCAGCATGCCCCCGTCCTGGATGGAATCCATGAGGCGGGCGCGCTCCATGACGATGCGCAGACCCTGCTCAAAGGTAATAATTCCCGCTGCAAAAAGTGCCGGATATTCGCCGAGGCTATGGCCTATGACAAACTGCGGAATCGCGCCGCCTTTTTGTAAATAGTGCAGCCAGTGTAAAGCCCCAACGACATAAAGCGCAGGCTGCGTATAGAGCGTCCTGTCCAGCTCCTCGGAGGGGTCTTCCAGACAAAGTGTTTCGAGAGAATAGCCCAGGATAGCGTTGGCCTTTGCAAGCTGGTCAGGAAATTGAAGAAAAAGTTCCCGCGCCATTCCCTTTTTTTGCGAACCCTGTCCAGGAAACATCAACGTGAGCATGCATTCACCCTGCGAGCTTTTCGAAGTTTATTGTCATCTGTGCTTGTTGCGGATCAACATTGCAGGAGCCGTGCCCTGGACGACTCTTACGTCCCGACAGAATCGGTACGCGGTCCCGGATGTTGTGTGTCAAAAGTGCTGTGACGCAGGGCACAGATTTCGCATGGTTCCGAGGGAAAGGAGTGAGGACAGCCGATGTCGAACAGTTCCAATCGAAAATTTGCCGTTGGATTGGCGCGTGCTGCGGCGGGCGCTATCATTTTTTCGCTGCCGATTCTGATGACCATGGAGATGTGGAGCCTCGGATCGTCGATGAATCCCTGGCATCAGGCTCTGCTCGTGGCGATGTGTCTTCCCCTTTTGGTGGGGATGTCGCATGTCATCGGCTTCGAGGAAACCTTCGGCTGGCTTGATGATACGGTGGATGCCTTCGTGGCTTTGGCTGTGGGTTTTATCACCTCGGCCTTTGTCCTTCTTTTGCTGGGTATCATCGGCGATGAATTGCGCTTCGCCGAGGTCCTGCAGAAGGTGGCCATCCAGGCGATTCCTGCCAGCATTGGGGCTCTGCTTTCGCAAAGCCAGTTCGGAGGTCAAGCACAGGACTCAAAAGAAAGAAGCAGCAGCTATGGAGGGGAAATTTTTCTGATGGCCCTGGGCGCGCTCTTTCTCTCGTTCAGCGTGGCGCCGACGGAAGAGGTGATTCTGATCGCGCACCGCATGAATCATTGGCAATCGGTTATCCTCTCGATCTTTTCGCTCGGGATTATGCATGCCTTCGTTTATGCGGCCGACTTCAAAGGCAAAGAGGACATCCCCGAAAATTCCAACCATCTCCGGATCTTTGTGAAATTTACGATCACAGGCTATGCGCTCGTGCTCTTTATTTGTCTTTTCGTCCTTTGGGTCTTTGGCCGAATGGATGGGCTGGCCTCGGCGGAAATTATTTCCGTCTTGAGCGTGCTGGGATTTCCAGCGGCGGTCGGCGCTGCAGCCGCGCGGCTTATTATATGAAGGTTGCTATGGAAAAAAATGAGACGAAACCGAACATCCCTGTTTTGGAATGGGCCTTCTCCACCGTGGGCGTCATCATCGTCGTCGGCATCCTTGCTTTCAACATTGTTCAGGCTCTGAATGACCGGGAAACGCCGCCGGATATTCAGCTGAAAGCTGAGGAGCCCATCCGCACCACCCAGGGCTATCTGCTTCCGATCGAGGCCGTGAACGTTGGGGGTGAAAGCGCAGCGGCCTTGATGATTGCAGGTCAGCTGCGGTCGGCTGAAGGTGAGGTGGAATCGAGCGAGGTCACCTTTGATTATGTCGCGCCGCATTCCAGCAAGAAAGGGGGCCTTTTCTTCGAACACGATCCCAAGGTCTACCAGCTGAAGCTGCGGGTTTTGGGCTATCAGGAGCCTTGAATCCCACGCTGCTCAGCGGCCTTTTGCCGCGCGCCGCGCGAAACCATTGCAGGTCCCGGAAAAATTCATTAAAACCTCAAGCGGTCTTCATCAGGAGAAAACCGCGATGTTCCTTTCTGTTCGACCCGTTCTGGTCCTTGCCCTGCTTCTATTCGGCGCTTTGAGTCGCCCTGTGTCTTTATCCGCTGACGAGGCCAGGCCGGATCCCGCGTTGGAACGGGCTCAGTCCATACGGAGTCAGTACAGCAAATTCGAGTACCGCATCCCCATGCGCGATGGCGTGCGGCTCTTTACAAGCGTCTATGTGCCGGTGAACGCCGGGCCGGCCAAAACCTATCCCATCCTTATGGTCCGCACGCCTTATTCCGTAGCCCCGTATGGACTGGATCGCTATAAATCAAGACTCGGCCCCAGTCAGGATTATGAGAAGGAAGGCTTTATCTTTGTCTTCCAGGATGTTCGCGGCAAACACATGTCCGAGGGGACCTTTGTCAACGTCAGGCCCCATCGCGCGCAAAAACGCAGTAAGGCGGATATCGACGAAAGCACCGACACCTATGACACCATAGCCTGGCTTTTGAAAAACCAGGCTTTTAACAACGGCAAGGTTGGGCAGTGGGGGATCTCCTATCCCGGCTTTTATACCTCGGCCGGAGCCATCGACTCGCATCCGGCCTTGAAGGCTGTCTCACCGCAGGCGCCTATTGCCGACTGGTGGCGCGGCGATGATATGCATCGCAATGGAGCGTTCAATCTGCAGCTGGCCTTCAGCTTTTTTAATGACTTTGGCCGCGAGCGTTCCGAGCTTTATGATGAAGAGGAGCCCTTTAAATTTGATTATGGAACGCCCGATGCTTACCAGTTCTTTCTGGAACTCGGCGCGCTGCCACAGGTCAATGCCAAATACTTTAAGAACGCCAGACCCTTTTGGAACGAAGTCGCAGCCCATCCGAACTACGATGCCTTCTGGCAGGAGCGCAATCTGCTCCCTCATCTGAAAGGCATCAAGGCTGCGGTCATGACGGTGGGTGGCTGGTATGATACCGAAGACCTTTACGGACCGCTGCAAACCTACAAGGCGATTGAAAGCCAAAATCCCGGGATTCGCAATAGCCTCGTCATGGGCCCCTGGACTCACGGCGGCTGGCAGAGAACCAGCGGCGAGCGGGTGGGCGATACGGAATTCGGTTTTAAAACTTCAGAAACCTATCAGAAGATGGAACTCGCATTCTTCAATCATCATCTGAAGGGCGGGCCGGATCCTCGTCTGCCGGAGGTCATGGTCTTCGAAACAGGCGCCAATCGTTGGCGGAATTTTGAGAGCTGGCCGCCGCGTTCCAGCCAGAAGCAGAAGTATTTCCTGCGCGAAGGCCAGCGCCTCGACACCGGCAGCGAAGGCAAGGCTACTGTTCAGTTTGATGAGTATGTCAGCGATCCCGCACGGCCGGTTCCTTACACCACCGAAGTCACCAATCGCTGGAGCAGCTCGTATATGGGCGCGGATCAGCGCTTTGCCGCGCAAAGGCCGGATGTCCTCGTCTATCAGACGGAAGTCCTTAAAAATGATCTGACCGTGGCGGGATCCTTGGATGTGGATCTATGGTTTTCGACGACGGGCAGTGATGCGGATGTGGTCATCAAGCTTATAGATGTCTGGCCTGGAAAGGTGCGTGGCTGGGAAGCCGATCCTGCGAAACCCGAGAGGAGAAATCCGGGAGGGCAGCAGCTTTTGGTTCGCGGCGAACCGATGCGGGCCCGGTTCCGTGACGGCTGGGATAAGCCCAAGCCCATGGTTCCTGGCGAGGTCACTCGCGTTCGCTTCTCGGTGAATGATGTCCTTCATACGTTCCAGCGCGGCCATCGGATCATGATCCAGGTGCAGTCGTCCTGGTTTCCCTTCATAGATCGCAACCCGCAGACGTTCGTGCCGAATATTTTTGAAGCGAAGGACAGCGATTTCATCCGGGCCATGCACCGTATTCACCGTGATGCGGAGCATCCGAGTTCGGTGACGCTGCCGGTGCTGGATCCTTCCTAAGCCGATTTTTGAATCGACATGGTATGGTACAGCCGTATCACAAATTCAAAAGGCACGAATTCAGGGTGCAGCACTTTATCCGAGGTATGAAGCCGGATGGAAGTGCTCCCCTGCTTGGCTTCGATATAGTCCTTCACCGCGTTCATCCCCACACCGCGACCTGAAATATCCGTGACCGATTGAGCCGTGGAGAAACCGGGCTCGAAGATGAGATAGGCGATCTCTTCCAAAGAATTTTTTTGCTGGGCTTTGATCAGGCCCTTGTCCAATGCGATCTGGTGGATTGCCCGCAGGTTCAAGCCGCGTCCGTCGTCACGATAGGTGATATAGAGGCCATCATCCTTCAAATCGAGCTGCACAAAGATGTGGCCTTCCTTGGATTTTCCCGCAGCCAGGCGTTCCGCGGCGGATTCGATGCCATGGTCCATGGAGTTTCTGATGATATGGATGAAGGTATTCCGGATCAGTTCCTGGGCTTCGGAGGAAAGGCAGATGCCTCGATCCTCGATGGTGATCAGAGGGGATTCCTTCTGTAAATCCCGGGCCAGCATCTCGGCATTGGAAAGGACTTCGCGGAACACGGTTTCGGCGCGGACAAAGGTCAGCTCTTCGATGCTTTCTTTGAGCGAGCGGGCCTTTTGCTTCAGCATCGGCACGCCTTCCTCTTCCGTCACGCGCAGGAAATTTCTGATGCGTTCGACAAGGTCATGAGAAAGAGCAAGGCTGTCGCCCACATTGCGCCCGAGTTTGACCTGGTTCAGATCCTGGTACGTATCCATAAGGTCCTGGATCTTTTGACAATCATCGAGCAGGGCATCGCGGTTCCAGTTCGCGATGTTGCTGAGGCTCGCGGCCAGCCTCTGCTCGGCATCATGCATCAATGGGGTCAGGTGGGAGAGCCCCAGGGCCCGCGCCGATCCTTTGATGGTATGCATGTTGATAAAGAGTATTTTCAGGATTTCCTTGTCATAGCGGTGGTTGGTGCGCAGGAGGCGCTTATTATCCGACAGGAACCTTTGGGCTGAGTTGACGAAAATTCCGAACTGCTTGGGTGTAACGTCCAGGATCTCGCCGATGTATTCGAGCTCCTTGGATTTTTCCGCGGCTTCCGCTTCCAGTTTTTTCAAGGCTGTGACGTCCTTGACGGATATCAGCATTTTTTCGACGCGGGCATTCCTGTCGATGACCGGATTCCAATCCAATTGCAGAACGCGGACCTCTTCGCCAAAACGGAAATTCATTTCTGTGGGCAAAAGATGACTGTTGCTATGAAAGTTCAGGTCAGATTCATCCAGGCTGTTTTCGAGCACGGTCTGGACCACGCTGCGGGTCTCTTCTGTCGCCTGCGCGTGTTTGAAGAGCAGGTCCAGGACGCTGCTGGAGGCCACCTTATCGGTGTGGAAGAGGGTTTTTACAGATTCCGAATGGGTTTCCGTGATCGTGAGGCCGTGACGCCCGACGATCATGATCCCTATCTGAATATGCTTCAGAATCGACTTGATTTCGCGGGTTTGTTCTTCGACCATGCGTTCCAGGTTGTTATTCAGGTGCACGACGGCTTCGTGTTCCTTATGCAGGTCGACGTTCAGTTTTTCAATCCTTGCAAAGGCCGACTTCTCGGTAAGGCGCACCTTATCCGCCAGGGCAAGAGAGAGCAGAACGACTTCGATGACGGATCCGATCAGTACGCTCCATTCCGACCAGAACGAGGCGGGAATGATGCCAGAGGCCATGGCCATGCGGATGACGTTGCCTATGATAAGGGCCAGCCAGGCGAGTGTGAAGAAGTAGGCTGGTCTATAGCGTTTGAGCGAGCAGACAATACCACAGGTCAGGGTGATGACCGAAGCCATGGTCGCCCCCAGGACCGAGGTCTTGGCACCCAGGTTATAGGAATGGAGCAGGCATGCATCCGAGACGAGGCATAGGACTATTCCCAGATAGCAAAGGCGTTCGAGCCAGGGGTGGCGGCCGCGCAGCGAGAGGAAAACCAGAGGGAAAAGACAGGCTAAAATCGCCGAAAGATTGGCCGTGAAGATATAGCCTCGATTCATGGCCCCGGTGTAGTCATCGAGCCCATGAACGATGAGGCCGGAATAGGCTATGGACTGAATAACCATCGCCAGGATGAAGGCAAAGTAGACCAGATAGGGAAGCTTGCGGAGCTGCAGCCAGATGAAAAAGTTGTAGAACGCCATGACAGTGAGAATGCAGAGACAGGAAAAGAGAAAGACGTATTCTTTGGTCCTTGTCTCATAAAAGGTCTGTTCATTGAAGAGGGTGACATTGTATATGGCTGATCCCTGGGTTTGGATGCGCATCAAAAGCCAGGATTCGCCGGGGAGAAGTTGAGCCTGAAAGCTTGGAATGCGATTGAACTGGCGCTTTTTATCAAAGGGGATCTGATCGCCCATCCGTGCGTGTTCGATGGTGCCAGTCGCGGGATGAATCAACCAGAAGTCAATCGCATCTGTGATGGCATAAGCTTCCGTGAGAATCACATCCAGGGTCTGGTTACTGGTGTTCAGAAGGGGAACCCGGGCCCATACGGCAGCGGTTGTGAAGCCGAAGTTCGCGGAACGCCTGGACGTCGGCGCGAATTGCTTAAGAAAATCAGTGTCTTGTATGTGATCGGCGCTGTAGCGGTTCTCTTTGTCTTCCAAAAACCAGAGGGACCTATCCAACTCCACCGTACGCAGATCAGCGCTGACCTTGACCGGCATCTGCCGTGCCTCGGCCACGGAGAGGCTGGACCAGAGACTTAGAAGAACGAGCAAGGTGATACGAAGCACTGAACACCTCAAAGTAGTGGACTCAGTGTCCTGTCGGTTTGAATGGCTCTTGCACCAAGCCTAAATATTCTATTCATATGCAAAGGTAAGTCGGGAGTCCGCAGCATGGGTAAAGAGACACATGTCCAAGGATTTTACAGGACTCAAGACGCAGGTCTTTATATTCGCAAGAATTCAACTCCATCGCAGTTTGGATGCGTCCTTGCTAAATCCAAACGTGAAGGCGTCGCTTTTCACGCCCTCGTCTCGAACATCCTGTTGTTAAGGAAAGGTCCCTTATGAAGTTCCCTCTTGGTCTGCTGCTCCTGCTCTCCCTACTGCCCGCTGCCTGCCAAAACCATGAGAATTCCCGTACAAAAGGCATTGGCACGAATCTCGAGAATCAGCCTCTTGTCATCGTTAAACGATATAAGGCCAACCCTCAGTTCGACCGTTCAATCCAGTTCATTTCGGATATGAAAGCCAGCATATACCTGGCCGATGTGGAGAAGTTGGATGGCAACGTGGAAACAATCATCTATGCGGCCACTGCCGACGAAGCCAGGTATCTGGAATCGAAAGACGTCATTCCCTATCATGCCAGCTTCAGCGCTTCAAAAGATGACTATGCAATGTGCATGTTCCAGGAAACGGATAGCTGCGACATCACCTGGGAAGACGACGCCTTCCTTGTGGCCAATAAGAAAGACGGCACGCAAAGAAAGCTCAAGCCCATCGTCAATCACAAGCGCACGCGTCTGACATTGAACCGTGAAGATGACCGGACGCTCGTGATTACCTTCGCAGACAAGCAAGTCCCTATCAATCAAGCCGCTGCGGACGAGGAAGAATACGGCGCCAGTGCCGTAATTGCGAAGCACAATGCCACTTTGGAATTCAACTCCTTTTCCAAGGGTAAAGACGCCAGCGGCATGGTCACGGTCAAGGAGCTTTGCGAGATAGGCCAGGCGAGTATTTGGAGCCAGGGTGAGAATCTCCTGGGTACCGACGCTTTCCCTGATGATGTTGTCGTCAAAGACTGTTCGCAGGAAGGCAGGATCATCCTGAAATTCGCGGCGGACAAGGAGCTGTTCCTGCTCGATGAATTAAACGTGACCGGA is a window from the Oligoflexus sp. genome containing:
- a CDS encoding CocE/NonD family hydrolase, with amino-acid sequence MFLSVRPVLVLALLLFGALSRPVSLSADEARPDPALERAQSIRSQYSKFEYRIPMRDGVRLFTSVYVPVNAGPAKTYPILMVRTPYSVAPYGLDRYKSRLGPSQDYEKEGFIFVFQDVRGKHMSEGTFVNVRPHRAQKRSKADIDESTDTYDTIAWLLKNQAFNNGKVGQWGISYPGFYTSAGAIDSHPALKAVSPQAPIADWWRGDDMHRNGAFNLQLAFSFFNDFGRERSELYDEEEPFKFDYGTPDAYQFFLELGALPQVNAKYFKNARPFWNEVAAHPNYDAFWQERNLLPHLKGIKAAVMTVGGWYDTEDLYGPLQTYKAIESQNPGIRNSLVMGPWTHGGWQRTSGERVGDTEFGFKTSETYQKMELAFFNHHLKGGPDPRLPEVMVFETGANRWRNFESWPPRSSQKQKYFLREGQRLDTGSEGKATVQFDEYVSDPARPVPYTTEVTNRWSSSYMGADQRFAAQRPDVLVYQTEVLKNDLTVAGSLDVDLWFSTTGSDADVVIKLIDVWPGKVRGWEADPAKPERRNPGGQQLLVRGEPMRARFRDGWDKPKPMVPGEVTRVRFSVNDVLHTFQRGHRIMIQVQSSWFPFIDRNPQTFVPNIFEAKDSDFIRAMHRIHRDAEHPSSVTLPVLDPS
- a CDS encoding TIGR02587 family membrane protein, which gives rise to MSNSSNRKFAVGLARAAAGAIIFSLPILMTMEMWSLGSSMNPWHQALLVAMCLPLLVGMSHVIGFEETFGWLDDTVDAFVALAVGFITSAFVLLLLGIIGDELRFAEVLQKVAIQAIPASIGALLSQSQFGGQAQDSKERSSSYGGEIFLMALGALFLSFSVAPTEEVILIAHRMNHWQSVILSIFSLGIMHAFVYAADFKGKEDIPENSNHLRIFVKFTITGYALVLFICLFVLWVFGRMDGLASAEIISVLSVLGFPAAVGAAAARLII
- a CDS encoding TIGR02588 family protein gives rise to the protein MEKNETKPNIPVLEWAFSTVGVIIVVGILAFNIVQALNDRETPPDIQLKAEEPIRTTQGYLLPIEAVNVGGESAAALMIAGQLRSAEGEVESSEVTFDYVAPHSSKKGGLFFEHDPKVYQLKLRVLGYQEP
- a CDS encoding 7TM diverse intracellular signaling domain-containing protein translates to MLRITLLVLLSLWSSLSVAEARQMPVKVSADLRTVELDRSLWFLEDKENRYSADHIQDTDFLKQFAPTSRRSANFGFTTAAVWARVPLLNTSNQTLDVILTEAYAITDAIDFWLIHPATGTIEHARMGDQIPFDKKRQFNRIPSFQAQLLPGESWLLMRIQTQGSAIYNVTLFNEQTFYETRTKEYVFLFSCLCILTVMAFYNFFIWLQLRKLPYLVYFAFILAMVIQSIAYSGLIVHGLDDYTGAMNRGYIFTANLSAILACLFPLVFLSLRGRHPWLERLCYLGIVLCLVSDACLLHSYNLGAKTSVLGATMASVITLTCGIVCSLKRYRPAYFFTLAWLALIIGNVIRMAMASGIIPASFWSEWSVLIGSVIEVVLLSLALADKVRLTEKSAFARIEKLNVDLHKEHEAVVHLNNNLERMVEEQTREIKSILKHIQIGIMIVGRHGLTITETHSESVKTLFHTDKVASSSVLDLLFKHAQATEETRSVVQTVLENSLDESDLNFHSNSHLLPTEMNFRFGEEVRVLQLDWNPVIDRNARVEKMLISVKDVTALKKLEAEAAEKSKELEYIGEILDVTPKQFGIFVNSAQRFLSDNKRLLRTNHRYDKEILKILFINMHTIKGSARALGLSHLTPLMHDAEQRLAASLSNIANWNRDALLDDCQKIQDLMDTYQDLNQVKLGRNVGDSLALSHDLVERIRNFLRVTEEEGVPMLKQKARSLKESIEELTFVRAETVFREVLSNAEMLARDLQKESPLITIEDRGICLSSEAQELIRNTFIHIIRNSMDHGIESAAERLAAGKSKEGHIFVQLDLKDDGLYITYRDDGRGLNLRAIHQIALDKGLIKAQQKNSLEEIAYLIFEPGFSTAQSVTDISGRGVGMNAVKDYIEAKQGSTSIRLHTSDKVLHPEFVPFEFVIRLYHTMSIQKSA